The Arachis ipaensis cultivar K30076 chromosome B07, Araip1.1, whole genome shotgun sequence genomic interval GCCTGGGCATGGGAGCGTGACGTTCACGTGCGTCTGGAGCGGAGGCGCGTGAGGACCACGCGCAGGAAAAGGGGCGGCGCGTGTCGGCGCGTGCGGCGGTTGACGGCGGTGAAATTTTGGGGACAGGCCGAACTTGGCTTTCCGGTTCTGATTCTGGGGTTGCTTCGGAGTGGGTCTGATGTTTGACAAGGTTTTGGCCGGAAAAACAGTTTCTGACGAAGAGACACAGCTGATAGTGTCAGCTGGTGGGAAAAGGGAACACGCTGAGAGATTGCAGCcggaaaagaagaaaaacaaatagaaacCAGAGCCGGGTCGGAACCCGCTCTGATACCAACTTGAAATACACGAATGGAGTGAGACAAGGATTGTGTTTTGGATGAATTCCTTGAGAGAATCATCTCTCAgcgtcaatatatatatatatatataggtacaGAAATAAAATCCCTTAATACTAGGAGATACAACAGAATCAGATATCTAAAGACGGAAATTATATCAAAACAAAATAACTTATATAAAGCCTGTATCTCTAATATGATATTCAACAACTACAATGTGGGACTTTGGGCAGCACATATGGCCCAAAGTATCTATCAAGAGTTAATAAAACTAAACCATAAACTGAGAGCTGAAACCAATTCATGAAGAGTTGAAGACCAGGTTTTCCATGAAATGTTTCAAACTGAACCATTTATGTTAGTCCTAGTCACCAACCTCTAAAACTGAATACTTTGTCGAAGCAGTTTTTGACTCGTCTTTCTTTTTGGACAACACTCTTACTGCTTTGTTAAGAAAATCCAAGCATTACTCCGCATTCTCTTCCTAAAAAGGATGTTGTTTCCAATATCACATGATCAATTTCATTGTTCTCATTGTTAAAGCTTTGAATCTGTGATTTCTGAAACTTCCATACACTTGTCCTCAGCTCCAGTATTTCTTCTAGTTGTTGGTTGTTCTCCTTGATCTATCACAGATGTCTAAGACTGTGATTCAATGTAACAAAAtctaatgtttaaattgtttgggaTTTTGGGTGGATGGGGATTAAAGAGATTGAAGAGGCATATTTGGGCATTCGATTTTTGAAAAGCAATGAGTTTGTGGGTTCCAGTTATACGAGGAAGGGCATTGAAAAGGGAAACGTTTTTCCAACACAACCACACATATTATCCGTTCATCAAGAACATGGATCAAAGAGTATTTGCTATTCTAAAAGCAGTAGTGCTATTTCTTTATGCTACAGGTTGTTGTTTGGTCAATGCTTGTTGTTATGGTTGTGAAAATTGAACAGAATTATTCAGTTGTCAGAATGagatatatttgttttttttttttttaatcaaaaaacAAAGACATGCATTATTATCAAGTTGTTTCCAGATgatattttttattccttaataAGTTAGTATACACAAGTGcttttacatttttctttttgttcatatttataaataaaataagctCCAGCTTGCCAAGTAATAGTTACTTTTGCCTGCTCATAAATTACTTACGATCCACTCTTTCTTGTTTTAGTAAAATTAATGAACGACAACGTGCTATACTTGAAGAACTAGCAGAGGAGGAAATAAAGCAGGAAAACCACTCAAcatttgaaggaaactggtatgcCTTTGTCTTAGTACTGGTAGTTCTAGTTGCTTTATGTCCAAAGTAAGGCTTGATGGTTGCTTGACTGTGCATGTTGTAGAAAATACTATAGAATGCTTTGAAGTAGAAGTTATATTAATGTACTTCTAGAGATTttacaaaaaggaaaaatataaagGCACTGTTTCATGAACTCTTATCTATGATCATTTAGAGAAAATAAAGGATGAGGTATAAGGGATATTGGTTTAGTATCTATACCTACCCCAGTAACTGCTTACAAATACTTTATCTTGAGTATGATTCATTTGATCGTAGGTACAGCAGTTAGCACTTTATTGGATTGGTTGATATCCTcattatttgcatactttcttgATTTGCTTAGATTAGCTTTTTCTATTATAGAGCTGTATTCTTGAGTAACATCTGATTGTAATTTAGATCCAACATGGATAACAGGCTTTACCAGCAGCTATGTACTGGTTGAACTTACAGGTGGAAGCAAATTATTGAACACTTGAACAGTCCAAATATTATGGTAGAACTATCTGTGCTGATCTTAATCCTCGTCCTCATGCACAAATTGTTGAGCTGAGAGCTTGTTCAGACATCATTTCCTTGGACTTGCCAAAGACAAATCCATGGATTTGTTTTATTCTTCTACCTTGTAAAGTAGAAGGTAATGAATTTACCATTCAGGCACATAAACAATCTGGTACGTTCTAGCTATCCTCGTTCACTTTCATTTGTCTTATGTGCATGTATCGATGGAGAGAATTTTTGTGGCATCACAAGATATTTCGTCGGTTTTTATAGAACTTTTTAAATGCTATTTTAGATTAGACTAAAGCTGTTTGCAGTTAATTTTTGGTAACAATTGAATATCAGAATGGGTGCATTAACATATTGGTCCAAGGACTCCTTATTGAGTCGGGCATTGGCCTATTAATTTGTAACTCTAGATAACTATGCTTATTGCTCACTTCCGTTGTGGCAGATATGATATAGTGAAGCAAGGAGTGGGTGCTCAGATTACTGAATAAAGTTGTAGTTGTACGAAGCTATTTCTTGGCGCCAGTTCCTTTTTCAATACTTATGAAAATTTCACGAGGACCCTTCTGATTAATTCTTAGGCCATCATCATGGTATTCAGAACAGAGATGGGAACATGTTGTGTATCATTTTTTCTTCTCTTATTCtttcaatattttaaatttggtgcGATAATCTTGTAACTATTCCCAAGTGTTGCCTTCTTCAATCCATTGTTATACTTCAAATGATATAACCACAAATTACATTCTTTTGATAGGCTAATTGGCAATTAATCAAGTTTTCCAAAATATAATTCCTCTATCCTTTCCTTTTTCTGTCGGTTCAGAAATTTGATATGTCTATGTATCAATATAGGATGAACTGTATATTAATTCTTTGATTCAAATATATACCAAATTAAATTCAGATGTACTTATCCAAAGAAGTATTATAAACTAGAATTTTTTACTACTAAGTACATTCAATGATAAAGATGATCTAAGGATGATAATGGACCGCCATTGTTGAAAAGATAGGAATGGATATTCGTTCGTTGTTTTAGTCAAGATCATGGGCCCTAGGGCGACCTGCTATATTGACAATTGAAGCAGAAGCAACCTAAGATGGTGAAATCATGACAATGACTTTGACTTGTCAATCATGGAATAAGAGAGCGAGGGGGACACTGAGCTTGCTCTGTATTGAGGCGGTGATTTTTGTTCCtcttccattcttgtttgatctctcCATAGAAGTAGGACACGAAGCCCCACAGAGAAAGTACCAGAGCAACCCCCTTCTCTGCTTCAAAATTCTCCTTGTACAAGATCACAGCCAACACTTCAGTAACAGGCAGAAACACGGCAATTATAATCCCAGACAACAATGACGAGGCACAGAAGATAACCCCTATTGCTCCCAAGAAGAAAAATTGCCACATCATAGCACTCCACACTAACACATAATAGTACTTTGTTTCTCCAAGCTCATAATCTCTAGCTTCTCGTGGAATCACCTGCAAAACGAAACGCCCAAAATTGTCTTAAACATTACAAATTGAGAAAATCATAGAAGGCAACATTATACGACTAACATTGCAGCTAACATTCAACAGAAGGAAAAGAATATTCGAAATTCTTAAAAATAAGAATATTCGAAAtccaaacttaataaaaactcaTCATAAATGAGGTAAGGTTTATACCAAATTTGTTTGACAACCTACTATAATATTGGTTGAAATTGACGGAAATAGTGTTTCTCTAGCCTTATTCATTACTAACAAGGGATTGGAAAAGTTTTTAGAGAAAGCATTAAATAAACCACACGAGCATGCATGCAAGTATTTCTTAAAATGTATATAATTCTTGGGGTAATAAAGTGGTAACAGACCTTAAAGTCGTTATTTATTATCATCCCAATAGTGCAGAAAAAAGTGGCAAAGAAGCACATAACGAACTGAATCTCCATGACCAAAGAATAAGTGATATGTTGCTTGGTCTTCTTGTAAACCAACTCCACAAGAGGCAAAACAAACCCGTATAATGCAGCCGCGGCTACAATCATAAGAAAACCAACTATGTACTTCCCAGTGGACTCACCGTGAGGACGGTCCCCACTGGACCGTAGCGCCAAAACCACAGCGGCAATGGTCAACAAAACTATGGAGTTCACCGAATAAGCCGTGAACTTCTGCTTCACCAATAGGAAAGCGAAGACGGCAGTGAAAGAGAGGTGGGAGGCCTGAATAAGAGAAAAAGTGGACACTGGAAGAAGAGATACACCGTAGGCATAGAGGTAGTCGTCGAGGCCGGTGAGGATGCCTACTATAGCGGAGGCAAGAAACAGAGAAAGCTCCATAGAGATAAGCTTTGGTTTTGCAGAGTTGGTTGTTTTGTTGCATCTTTGATGTATATAGGAAATGGAAAGGGGAATGAGCATGACAGGGAAGCCGGCGGTTTCGAGGAAACTAGAGAGCCAGATGCGTTTTCCGCCGTGTATGAAGTAGAGGCGCATAACGAGTGGGCCGCCGGAGGTGCCTAAGCCCAGAAATATGGAGTTTGTAATGAGACCAAAAATTTTAGTTGTCTTCATGGTGGATGACTGGTTTGGTTGTTCTTCACTTCCATCAGTTTCAACCATCGCTCTTGATAGCTAGGAAACTTTGTcttgcttttctctttttgttgGACTATTGCTCTTCTCTCCTTGTAGTTTTTAGCATATGGAACTAAGCAACTAACTGAAGCGAAAGGCAAGGTATGCTCAAAAGAACATAAAGACAAACTATTTAAGATGTAGATATGTGTGGCTCATAGGTGAGAGATTTTTGCATAGGTGAAGGTCCAGAGATGGAGTGAAAATGATCAAACCACGTTGTTTTGACCAAAATACATTGTGGACTAACTCATACATGAAGTGAGAGTGAAAGTTAATTTTAGTGCAACTCCAGCGACGTGAATTTTCAGAGTACTGTTCCTTGGGACGATCCTTAGTTATTAGAGGAAATTAGAACATTTGGTCCGTGAAGGAATGAGGCCTAAAGAACCAAAATCCATTGCTTGCTTATCTTAAGAGTAAACATTTAACTCGATTTTGTCTATTTTTATGACGATTAAGATAATTTTTGTCTAAAAATAAAAGACACTTtgactattaatttttttttttattttaggataatatatttttcagttaaaaaattcaataaataataactgaagtTAAATTTGTGAggaattttatttgtaatttgttgAGATTTTAAATCtcaaaattcttttcaataataAGGCTAATTATACCACTATTTTTCATCCTCATTATTAtaatttttacttttactatttcTATTGTGCaagtatattttattattattatcttctcAACCATCATTAATACCAACATCAAtactgttacgatgggtaaccggagattaatagGCTGGACTCGTTAGGTTGGCTTAATCACCTAAAGGGGGAAGCCTTTGAAGAGAATCACGTTCttgggcctccgtccgacttgtgagtatgaatgAGCGGGGGgtagtacctgcaaagacactccaatgcctaagttagcaagggaataagtaggtttagagagtattgggcttagtaatacctgagggatgtcagggtatttatagtggtgaacccataaccaccgttggagtagttccaccattTAAGGGGGAATAactgtccctttatcttagggaagttaggATAAGGCTCCTGGAAGTGGatagagagattttaggggcagttactcatttgaatgagtgtttatctgccagctaatcttcgttcccgacttctttagagcaagtcgtggcaAGAACCGACTTCTCAGGGCGAAGGTCGGCGTTGGGGTGAGGCCCAATCCAAACGTTTGGACCTGGGCCTCagcgttgggccagggtatgaacagtgcccctactcgagcccaatttcttttaagacttgggttcgagtattctactcgaGGTCGTAGCCGACCTGTGGAAGAACCGATGTGATCGCTTggaaccgacgtgacttttcgtgacttttgaatttttacagttgcgtctaatcaaacgtcgcgtccgttagaGGTTCGTGTACCTTCACGTAGGGATTAattaccttggtaacggtgcacccattaatgaccgcttctatttttacttttatgcccctaacgtgtttataaatactttccctctctttcgttgtttcgtttctgcgaatTTTCAAACTTCCTCTCCTCTGTTCGGAAGAAATTCTTACTTGAAGGAATTCATCTTTCTCTGCCCCTATCCCTTTTCCAGGCGAAGGTtagtttttctctcttctttttttataaAGTGCTTCtatttgcatgcttttattttagaGAGAGGAGTTGGCTTGTAGACTTCTGTTTTGATTCCAGGCCCCTTAGAGACCCTGTTTttgattcttttcctttttcccttTGTAGGTTTTACTAATCCTCTTTAGGAAAAAATGTCTTCCCTTGAACTTCTTGCTCAGTGGGTCGACGTCACGGTCCTAGGGGAAGAACCTATGGTTGATACCGATTTCATCACCAACCTTCACACTCATCACAGGCTCTGCACCTCTGATGAGAATGAGCCAAAGTATGAGCTGCTTGCCCCGGGTTcggaagaccgggtttgtttcgGGAGGGCTTCTAAGGCAGCCCCTCATTTCTTCTATATGTATGAGAGTATGATCACCTGCCTGggcatttttctccctttttctgattttgagaTCGCTGTTCTATGTCACTCCCGTGTTGTtcctacccagcttcaccccaattcctggggttttctgaaaatttacCAGTTCATTAGTCATGCTTTAGACTTTCTGACGTCCTTGaggattttctttttcctcttccacATGACTAAGCCCTTTAGTGGGCAAAATAACAAGCAACAGTGGGTATCTTTCCGAGCTATACAAGGTCAGAGAGTCttcaccctttttgatgaatcttttcacgactttaaaaattattttttcaaagttcaagttgtaaagggtcaccacccctttttcctggatgagagTTCTTCTCCTCGCTTTCCTCTGTACTGGTTAgaggcctccccctgtgagaaatataGTTTGGATGACCTGGATGAAGTGgaggcagccattgtggggttcctccgagaagtgtgggggagggccccctATCTGGATACCAAAAGTTTCTCTAGGGGGCTCCGACCTTTGTCCAGACACAATTAGGTAGCTTTTGGTTTGTTTATATTTTCCGACTTCGTTTCTTCTGACTTGTTTTGCTGACTTTGGCTACCTATTTATTTTTTACCGAGATGGCGAAAAAGAATTCCAGGGAGTCTTACTAGAGAGTTCAGGTTGCCAAGGCAAGATCCCGCGCCAGAGTTGGTGGCTCCAGGGTAACTAGctcttctcttccttctcctcccccTCCTTCCCGCAGTTTGGGGACCCCTTCCCGACCTATTGTTATTCCTTCCTCGACTTCTTCTCAGCCGTCCCCTCCTCCCCGATCTTCCCCTAAGCCAGaaaagaagaagcgcaagactttagagtctagctcttcttttgaaggtgaggctAAAGTGGATGCGCCTCAATTTGTTTGAAAGTACATCTATCCTCATACCcgtataggtatggatgatgtttctattcGGAACCACCTTACTATTCTGGCTCAGGAGAGTATCAGGGCGGCGGGGGTGTGCACGAAGTTccttgatatttttgagaagactcctcttagctCTCTGGGTTCATCCTCGAGGGTTGAAGAGTTGGAGGGGAGGCTTCTCTTATATCAGGAGCAGGAGAAGGGACTGAGGGAGGAGGTCACCAaattgaaggaggagagggatggCCTCCGGAAGAGGGAAAGCAAGTTGCAGGCTCAGTGCAACATGGAGGAGGGCCTGAGGTTGAAGGCACAGGAGAGTTATTCGAGCTTGTTCGAAGACCTCGTGGTGGTGAAGAAGGATTTACTGAAAGTTCGGAATGactataccgagttggaggactctattgctgacGGGGCCGAGGAAGCATGGAGGATATTTAAGGAACAGGtcggagttcttgctcccgacctAGATCTCTCTCCTTTGGACCCGGACAAGGTCGTCATTGACGGGGCTATAGTCTATCCTCCTTCTCCCCAATATGTCACTGAGTCAGATttaaagactcgggggcagaggataatGGAGTCTCCTCTCCGACCAAAGGATGCTCCGAGTTCCTCGAAGGCTCCGGGAACCTCCACTCCTTCTCCTATGGACACTTCTTTCCCTGGTCCTGATGGCGCTCCGACTACTCTTCCTGACTCTGGTGCTGCTCCTTCTAATCCTCTCGGCTCTGGTGGTGATGTTCTTTGAAAAAATTGATtgtggctatatgggggcccgacctgtgggtcccctcttttttaaacttattttttttatgtggTGGTGGTCTGCTAACATTTTtcttggccttttaaggccgtaaacaaaatacttagaaatacccttttttggataagggtttaagttacctttCTTTGTCTTTTTGTGTGCATGCTTTTCTGATTTTAGGTTTTTGGAAAACCCCTTTGATCCTTATTTTGAAAACCCTTTTTCTTGGCTGACTGTCCTTCCTTTtgagtttcttttttctttaagaaCTTAGGACAGTCTTTAGCTTTGGCGCTTTTAATAGGTTTTTCGATCTCTTTTTTGGTATTCTTTATGCTCAATTTTTTTTGATTTATTGAGTtcctatgacttaggttatttttgcgatgcgtttTCTTTGCTGCTCGGTTTTTTCATTTCGTCTTATGAGTCGGAACATTTCCGAGTTTCTcacgatcaacttttataacctctttacaccgacttgtacctcgtcgtttcatcctgacgaccatctaggtcggttcatgagattttcacgttttgtcgagcttaagtcggcgcgttttgtagaaagaaagaaaagcgagaagaaatttataagagatattctaaaagatctttatttatttgggaAGGTACTTttactgctactaagggtttttatAATCTATTTCCCTTAGTCTCTACTATGATACCTCGTTAAAAATCCCccttcagaaaaaacccttttcttttgggaaaaaatcatgaagttgggaaaagaatacatcagggagtagagttcgcttttaacgatagtaccttttcatgttacaagcatgccacgaccttggtaactcggtgccgtttAGGTTGGTCACCttataatagccttttcctaagacctcactaactttgtatggtcccttccaattagcagcgagatt includes:
- the LOC107610028 gene encoding purine permease 1; this translates as MVETDGSEEQPNQSSTMKTTKIFGLITNSIFLGLGTSGGPLVMRLYFIHGGKRIWLSSFLETAGFPVMLIPLSISYIHQRCNKTTNSAKPKLISMELSLFLASAIVGILTGLDDYLYAYGVSLLPVSTFSLIQASHLSFTAVFAFLLVKQKFTAYSVNSIVLLTIAAVVLALRSSGDRPHGESTGKYIVGFLMIVAAAALYGFVLPLVELVYKKTKQHITYSLVMEIQFVMCFFATFFCTIGMIINNDFKVIPREARDYELGETKYYYVLVWSAMMWQFFFLGAIGVIFCASSLLSGIIIAVFLPVTEVLAVILYKENFEAEKGVALVLSLWGFVSYFYGEIKQEWKRNKNHRLNTEQAQCPPRSLIP